The Euphorbia lathyris chromosome 3, ddEupLath1.1, whole genome shotgun sequence genome contains a region encoding:
- the LOC136221959 gene encoding peptidyl-prolyl cis-trans isomerase FKBP16-3, chloroplastic, which yields MASSPSSLLLPIGSASANCWSASRHGSCCDKVRGFSVQCFNSELRVRGSRTRENKDDLVLIKRRDIIGLGFGVSSLLMIDSSDNAMGAGLPPEEKPRLCDDICEKELENVPMVTTESGLQYKDIKVGRGPSPPIGFQVAANYVAMVPSGQIFDSSLEKGQIYIFRVGSGQVIKGLDEGILSMKTGGKRRIYIPGPLAFPKGLNSAPGRPRVAPNSPVVFDVSLEFIPGLEEEEE from the exons ATGGCGTCTTCTCCTTCATCTCTGCTGCTTCCAATTG GTTCTGCTTCTGCGAATTGTTGGTCTGCCAGTCGCCATGGCAGTTGCTGTGATAAAGTTCGAGGTTTCTCTGTGCAATGCTTCAACTCGGAGCTCAGAGTTAGAGGTTCAAGGACAAGAGAGAATAAGGATGATTTAGTTCTAATTAAGCGTAGGGATATAATTGGGTTGGGTTTTGGAGTTTCGAGCCTTCTAATGATCGATTCATCTGATAATGCCATGGGAGCTGGCTTACCTCCTGAAGAAAAACCACGATTATGTGATGATATTTGCGAGAAGGAGCTTGAAAAT GTACCTATGGTAACTACGGAATCTGGACTGCAATACAAGGATATTAAAGTTGGTAGAGGTCCTAGTCCTCCAATCGGATTTCAG GTGGCTGCTAATTATGTTGCTATGGTTCCATCTGGGCAAATATTTGATag TTCACTGGAGAAAGGCCAAATCTATATTTTTCGAGTTGGGTCTGGTCAG GTGATCAAGGGACTTGATGAAGGGATCCTAAGTATGAAAACTGGAGGAAAGCGACGAATCTACATTCCAGGACCT TTGGCTTTCCCAAAAGGTTTAAATTCAGCTCCAGGAAGGCCAAGAGTGGCACCAAATAGTCCCGTGGTTTTTGACGTGAGTTTGGAGTTTATACCGGGTctggaagaggaagaagagtag